Proteins encoded within one genomic window of Anopheles gambiae chromosome 3, idAnoGambNW_F1_1, whole genome shotgun sequence:
- the LOC3291954 gene encoding FK506-binding protein 59 isoform X1, which produces MEEYHDLSGDGGVQKRILQEGTGDERPSKGCSVSLHYTGTLDADGKKFDSSRDRNEPFQFTLGTGSVIKAFDMGVASMRLGERCILRCAPEYAYGSSGSPPNIPPNATLNFELEILGWKGEDLSPKSDGGIQRFIVQSGSSKKRPTAGGLVKVHLVGRHEGRVFEERDVEFCLDEGKEVGVVAGVELALEKFHKEETARLLLKPQYAFGAQGNSELGVPPNATVEYTVTLTDFEALVERSMMSQDEMLAQAKLLREKGTKYLKEEKHELALKLYNRALTYLYDQSKEGEAAKLAIYLNKILCLQKLNSHDEAKVACVEALKMDSKNVKALYRRGMSNLALGDLDRALQDFSAVLEIEPENKAALNQVTICKHKIKAYNDQQKKVFANMFTKFAQSDSKKAQEEQSRQPDVMKQKFGEWGADEREHEPTRFEQENPDVIMLNDLHKQFRNM; this is translated from the exons ATGGAGGAATACCACGATCTGTCCGGCGACGGGGGCGTCCAGAAGCGCATCCTGCAGGAAGGGACCGGCGACGAGCGCCCGTCGAAGGGCTGCTCCGTCTCGCTGCACTACACCGGCACACTGGACGCGGACGGCAAGAAGTTCGACTCGAGCCGGGACCGGAACGAGCCGTTCCAGTTCACCCTCGGGACCGGCTCGGTCATCAAAGCGTTCGACATGGGCGTCGCGTCGATGCGGCTGGGCGAACGGTGCATCCTGCGGTGTGCGCCCGAGTACGCGTACGGCAGCTCCGGCAGCCCGCCGAACATTCCGCCGAACGCGACGCTCAACTTCGAGCTGGAAATACTGGGTTGGAAGGGGGAGGACCTTAGCCCCAAGTCGGACGGCGGCATACAGCGGTTCATCGTGCAGTCGGGCAGCAGCAAGAAGCGCCCTACGGCGGGCGGCCTGGTGAAGGTGCACCTGGTCGGCCGGCACGAGGGCCGCGTGTTCGAGGAGCGGGACGTGGAGTTCTGTCTGGACGAGGGCAAGGAGGTGGGCGTGGTGGCGGGCGTCGAGCTGGCGCTGGAGAAGTTCCACAAGGAGGAGACGgcccggctgctgctgaagcCCCAGTACGCGTTCGGCGCGCAGGGCAACAGCGAGCTGGGCGTACCGCCGAACGCGACCGTCGAGTACACGGTGACGCTGACCGACTTCGAGGCGCTGGTCGAGCGGTCGATGATGTCGCAGGACGAAATGCTGGCCCAGGCCAAGCTGCTGCGCGAGAAGGGCACCAAGTACCTGAAGGAGGAGAAGCACGAGCTCGCCCTGAAGCTGTACAACCGGGCGCTCACCTACCTGTACGACCAGTCGAAGGAAGGGGAAGCGGCCAAGCTGGCCATCTATCTCAACAAAATTTTGTGCCTCCAGAAGTTAAACTCGCACGATGAAGCGAAAGTTGCG TGCGTCGAAGCCCTCAAGATGGACAGCAAAAACGTGAAGGCGCTGTACAGGCGGGGAATGTCCAATTTGGCACTGGGCGACTTGGACCGAGCGCTGCAAGATTTCTCCGCT GTGTTGGAAATTGAACCGGAAAACAAGGCGGCCCTGAATCAGGTGACCATTTGCAAGCACAAGATCAAGGCCTACAACGATCAGCAGAAGAAGGTGTTTGCCAACATGTTTACAAAGTTTGCGCAGAGTGACTCCAag AAAGCGCAGGAAGAGCAGAGCCGCCAGCCGGACGTGATGAAGCAAAAGTTTGGCGAGTGGGGCGCGGACGAGCGCGAACACGAGCCGACCCGGTTCGAGCAGGAAAATCCGGACGTCATCATGCTGAACGATCTGCACAAGCAGTTCCGCAACATGTGA
- the LOC3291954 gene encoding FK506-binding protein 59 isoform X2, whose product MEEYHDLSGDGGVQKRILQEGTGDERPSKGCSVSLHYTGTLDADGKKFDSSRDRNEPFQFTLGTGSVIKAFDMGVASMRLGERCILRCAPEYAYGSSGSPPNIPPNATLNFELEILGWKGEDLSPKSDGGIQRFIVQSGSSKKRPTAGGLVKVHLVGRHEGRVFEERDVEFCLDEGKEVGVVAGVELALEKFHKEETARLLLKPQYAFGAQGNSELGVPPNATVEYTVTLTDFEALVERSMMSQDEMLAQAKLLREKGTKYLKEEKHELALKLYNRALTYLYDQSKEGEAAKLAIYLNKILCLQKLNSHDEAKVACVEALKMDSKNVKALYRRGMSNLALGDLDRALQDFSAVLEIEPENKAALNQVTICKHKIKAYNDQQKKVFANMFTKFAQSDSK is encoded by the exons ATGGAGGAATACCACGATCTGTCCGGCGACGGGGGCGTCCAGAAGCGCATCCTGCAGGAAGGGACCGGCGACGAGCGCCCGTCGAAGGGCTGCTCCGTCTCGCTGCACTACACCGGCACACTGGACGCGGACGGCAAGAAGTTCGACTCGAGCCGGGACCGGAACGAGCCGTTCCAGTTCACCCTCGGGACCGGCTCGGTCATCAAAGCGTTCGACATGGGCGTCGCGTCGATGCGGCTGGGCGAACGGTGCATCCTGCGGTGTGCGCCCGAGTACGCGTACGGCAGCTCCGGCAGCCCGCCGAACATTCCGCCGAACGCGACGCTCAACTTCGAGCTGGAAATACTGGGTTGGAAGGGGGAGGACCTTAGCCCCAAGTCGGACGGCGGCATACAGCGGTTCATCGTGCAGTCGGGCAGCAGCAAGAAGCGCCCTACGGCGGGCGGCCTGGTGAAGGTGCACCTGGTCGGCCGGCACGAGGGCCGCGTGTTCGAGGAGCGGGACGTGGAGTTCTGTCTGGACGAGGGCAAGGAGGTGGGCGTGGTGGCGGGCGTCGAGCTGGCGCTGGAGAAGTTCCACAAGGAGGAGACGgcccggctgctgctgaagcCCCAGTACGCGTTCGGCGCGCAGGGCAACAGCGAGCTGGGCGTACCGCCGAACGCGACCGTCGAGTACACGGTGACGCTGACCGACTTCGAGGCGCTGGTCGAGCGGTCGATGATGTCGCAGGACGAAATGCTGGCCCAGGCCAAGCTGCTGCGCGAGAAGGGCACCAAGTACCTGAAGGAGGAGAAGCACGAGCTCGCCCTGAAGCTGTACAACCGGGCGCTCACCTACCTGTACGACCAGTCGAAGGAAGGGGAAGCGGCCAAGCTGGCCATCTATCTCAACAAAATTTTGTGCCTCCAGAAGTTAAACTCGCACGATGAAGCGAAAGTTGCG TGCGTCGAAGCCCTCAAGATGGACAGCAAAAACGTGAAGGCGCTGTACAGGCGGGGAATGTCCAATTTGGCACTGGGCGACTTGGACCGAGCGCTGCAAGATTTCTCCGCT GTGTTGGAAATTGAACCGGAAAACAAGGCGGCCCTGAATCAGGTGACCATTTGCAAGCACAAGATCAAGGCCTACAACGATCAGCAGAAGAAGGTGTTTGCCAACATGTTTACAAAGTTTGCGCAGAGTGACTCCAag TAA